A window from Bacillota bacterium encodes these proteins:
- a CDS encoding adenosylhomocysteinase — translation MGSSVVRDPSLAPGGKLKIDWVSQHMPVLGEIKKEFTKELPFAGRRVAICLHLEAKTAYLAQVIRDGGAQVAVAGSNPLSTQDDVAAALAESGVLVYAWRDAARDEYRAFLHRVLDTEPDLIIDDGADLVTLIHTERRELLKKVKGACEETTTGIHRLRAMEARGVLEIPVVAVNDAYCKHLFDNRYGTGQATWDGIMRATNLVVAGKTVVVVGYGWCGKGVAMRGRGLGARVIVCEVDPISAIEAIMDGFGVMPLGEAARVGDFFVTVTGNRDVIRGEHFQVMKDGAILANAGHFDVEISKPDLDRLAVSRRVVRPGVEEYRLADGRRLHLLAEGRLVNLAAADGHPAEIMDLSFGLQALALRHVQERGPELGRGVLGVPREMDEKVARLWLAGWGVSIDGLTGEQAEYLRSWRL, via the coding sequence GTGGGAAGCAGCGTGGTGAGAGATCCCTCTCTGGCTCCCGGGGGGAAGCTGAAGATCGACTGGGTCAGCCAGCACATGCCGGTGCTGGGCGAGATCAAGAAGGAGTTCACGAAGGAGTTGCCCTTCGCCGGCCGGAGGGTGGCCATATGCCTGCACCTGGAGGCAAAGACGGCTTACCTGGCCCAGGTGATCCGGGACGGGGGAGCGCAGGTGGCGGTGGCGGGGAGCAATCCCCTCTCCACCCAGGACGACGTGGCCGCCGCCCTGGCCGAGTCGGGGGTGCTGGTGTACGCCTGGCGGGATGCTGCCCGGGATGAGTATCGTGCCTTCCTGCACCGGGTGCTGGACACGGAACCGGACCTGATCATCGATGACGGGGCCGATCTGGTGACCCTGATTCACACCGAGCGGCGGGAGCTTCTGAAGAAGGTGAAGGGGGCGTGCGAAGAGACCACCACGGGTATCCACCGGTTGCGGGCCATGGAGGCCCGGGGGGTCCTGGAGATCCCGGTGGTGGCGGTGAACGACGCTTACTGCAAGCACCTGTTTGACAACCGTTACGGCACCGGCCAGGCCACCTGGGACGGCATCATGCGGGCCACCAACCTGGTGGTGGCCGGCAAGACGGTGGTGGTGGTCGGGTACGGCTGGTGCGGCAAAGGGGTGGCCATGCGGGGCCGCGGCCTGGGGGCCAGGGTGATCGTGTGCGAAGTGGATCCCATCAGCGCCATCGAGGCCATCATGGACGGGTTCGGGGTCATGCCCCTCGGGGAGGCCGCCCGGGTGGGCGACTTTTTCGTCACGGTGACCGGCAACAGGGACGTCATCCGCGGAGAGCACTTCCAGGTCATGAAGGACGGGGCCATCCTGGCCAACGCGGGTCACTTCGACGTGGAGATCTCCAAGCCCGACCTGGACCGCCTGGCTGTGTCCAGGCGGGTGGTACGTCCCGGGGTGGAGGAGTATCGGCTGGCCGATGGGCGTCGCCTGCACCTGCTGGCCGAGGGCAGGCTGGTGAACCTGGCCGCGGCGGACGGCCACCCGGCCGAGATCATGGATCTCTCCTTCGGACTGCAGGCCCTGGCCCTCCGCCATGTGCAGGAGCGGGGACCGGAGCTGGGCAGGGGCGTCCTGGGCGTGCCCCGGGAAATGGACGAGAAGGTGGCCA
- the ade gene encoding adenine deaminase encodes MVPLQTLADLSVALVRVATGAVPADTVIRGGRVVNVFTGEVLRQDVAVAAGRIAFVGEDARHTVGPRTELIDAGGCYLVPGFIDGHVHVESSMLSLTQFCQAVLPRGTTAIFMDPHEIANVLGLEGVRLLLQEGRDLPLKVFATVPSCVPAAPHLEDGGATLDPAQVAEALTWPGAAGLGEVMDFPGVLDGDERMHEEIRAALRLGKPATGHYAHPDLGRGLVAYAASGVSSDHESTTAGDVLARLRLGMWAMLREGSAWRDVKQTVKAITEAGVDARRAVLVTDDCHPHTLVTEGHMDRVVRRAIFEGLRPVTAIQMATINPAEYFGVDGELGSIAPGRRADILFLTDLAGVNVHQVMVDGRVVAHEGRLLSPPRDPAYPDLVRHTVRLPRPLAPVDFAVAGLPGAGDMPEGEVRVRVIEVLEAKVLTRHLIVSLPGRGGKLQAHPDRDIAKVAVAERHGRNGGMSLGFVQGFGLRRGAVASTVAHDSHNLLVVGVDDADMAAAGNALLECGGGMVAVAGGTVLARVELPIAGLMSDRPAREVAAAVAELGQAWRDLGCQLASPFMTMSLLALPVLPELRITNRGLVDTVAFRFVDLLV; translated from the coding sequence GTGGTGCCCCTGCAGACCCTGGCTGACCTGTCCGTGGCCCTGGTCAGGGTCGCCACCGGAGCGGTACCCGCTGATACCGTTATCCGCGGGGGCCGGGTGGTGAACGTGTTCACGGGCGAGGTGCTGAGGCAGGACGTGGCCGTGGCCGCGGGACGCATCGCCTTCGTGGGTGAGGATGCTCGCCATACCGTCGGCCCCCGAACCGAACTTATCGACGCCGGCGGCTGCTACCTGGTCCCGGGATTCATCGACGGTCACGTGCACGTGGAAAGCAGCATGCTTTCCCTCACTCAGTTCTGCCAGGCCGTGCTGCCCCGGGGCACCACGGCCATCTTCATGGATCCCCACGAGATCGCCAACGTGCTGGGCCTGGAGGGCGTACGCCTGCTCCTGCAGGAGGGGCGGGATCTCCCCCTGAAGGTCTTTGCCACTGTGCCTTCCTGCGTGCCGGCCGCCCCCCATCTGGAGGACGGGGGCGCCACTCTCGACCCGGCCCAGGTCGCCGAGGCCCTCACCTGGCCCGGGGCGGCCGGACTGGGTGAGGTGATGGATTTCCCCGGCGTGCTGGACGGCGACGAGAGGATGCACGAGGAGATCCGGGCCGCCCTGCGCCTCGGCAAGCCCGCCACCGGCCACTATGCCCACCCCGACCTGGGGCGCGGGCTGGTGGCATATGCGGCCAGCGGAGTCTCGTCAGACCATGAATCCACCACCGCCGGGGACGTGCTGGCCCGCCTGCGGCTGGGGATGTGGGCCATGCTCCGGGAGGGCTCGGCGTGGCGGGACGTGAAGCAGACGGTGAAGGCCATCACGGAAGCGGGTGTGGATGCCCGGCGGGCGGTGCTGGTCACCGACGACTGCCATCCCCACACCCTGGTCACCGAGGGGCACATGGACCGGGTGGTGAGGAGAGCCATTTTCGAGGGGCTTCGCCCCGTCACCGCCATTCAGATGGCCACCATCAACCCGGCCGAATATTTCGGCGTGGATGGAGAGCTGGGGAGCATCGCTCCCGGCAGGCGGGCGGACATCCTGTTCCTCACCGACCTGGCGGGCGTGAACGTGCACCAGGTCATGGTGGACGGCCGGGTGGTGGCGCACGAAGGGAGACTCCTTTCGCCTCCGCGCGACCCCGCTTATCCTGACCTGGTGCGCCATACGGTCCGGTTACCCCGACCGCTTGCCCCCGTGGATTTCGCCGTGGCAGGGCTCCCGGGGGCGGGGGATATGCCCGAAGGGGAAGTCAGGGTACGGGTCATTGAGGTGCTGGAGGCCAAGGTCCTCACCCGCCACCTGATCGTCTCCCTGCCCGGGCGGGGCGGGAAGCTACAGGCCCACCCGGACAGAGATATCGCCAAGGTGGCGGTGGCGGAGCGGCACGGGCGAAACGGGGGCATGAGTCTGGGTTTCGTGCAGGGCTTCGGCCTGCGCCGGGGTGCGGTGGCGTCCACCGTGGCCCACGACAGCCACAACCTCCTGGTCGTGGGGGTGGACGACGCCGACATGGCGGCCGCCGGCAACGCTTTACTGGAGTGCGGGGGAGGGATGGTGGCGGTGGCGGGCGGGACCGTGCTCGCCCGGGTGGAGTTGCCCATCGCCGGGCTCATGTCCGACCGGCCCGCCCGCGAGGTGGCGGCGGCCGTGGCCGAGCTGGGGCAGGCGTGGCGCGACCTGGGGTGTCAGCTGGCGTCTCCCTTCATGACCATGTCCCTGCTCGCCCTGCCCGTCCTGCCCGAACTGCGCATCACCAACCGGGGCCTGGTGGATACGGTGGCCTTCCGCTTCGTGGACCTGCTTGTCTAG
- a CDS encoding energy-coupling factor transporter transmembrane component T, whose protein sequence is MDVYLYLDRDTAVHRLDPRSKLCVLLMVFAMAVLMNHPVPLLGLLAVVLTAGQAARVLANLRRIWVMLVTIGVLSTLIWSFWAGGPTRLLGPIELEALLYGLATGVKLDTMVIAGMVFLSTTRNEEITTGLIRLGTPFPVSFAFSTALRLVPTFVGASVTVIQAQKSRGLDISSGGFLVRVRKQFPMLIPVFVCAIRGTNQLAMALESKGFGAQKERTYYLEIGFRALDYAVLLCAVVLLAVTVFFKLRGWLEIPGLIR, encoded by the coding sequence GTGGACGTCTACCTGTACCTTGACCGCGATACCGCCGTCCACCGCCTGGACCCGCGCTCCAAGCTGTGCGTCCTGCTCATGGTCTTTGCCATGGCCGTCCTGATGAACCATCCCGTGCCCCTGCTGGGGCTGCTGGCGGTGGTGCTGACCGCGGGACAGGCGGCCCGGGTGCTGGCGAACCTGAGGCGCATCTGGGTGATGCTGGTTACCATCGGCGTCCTCTCCACCCTCATCTGGTCTTTCTGGGCGGGAGGCCCTACGCGCCTCCTGGGGCCCATCGAGCTGGAAGCGCTTCTCTACGGGCTGGCCACGGGCGTGAAGCTGGACACCATGGTGATAGCGGGGATGGTTTTCCTCTCCACCACCCGCAACGAGGAGATAACCACGGGACTTATCAGGCTGGGGACCCCCTTTCCCGTCAGTTTTGCCTTTTCCACCGCCCTCAGGCTGGTCCCCACCTTCGTCGGGGCCAGCGTGACGGTGATACAGGCGCAGAAATCGAGGGGCCTGGACATCTCCTCGGGGGGGTTTCTGGTCCGGGTGAGAAAGCAGTTTCCCATGCTGATACCCGTGTTCGTGTGCGCCATCCGGGGCACCAACCAGCTGGCCATGGCCCTGGAGTCCAAGGGGTTCGGCGCCCAAAAGGAGAGGACGTACTACCTGGAGATCGGCTTTCGTGCCCTGGATTACGCGGTCCTGCTCTGTGCGGTGGTCCTGCTCGCGGTGACGGTTTTCTTCAAGCTGCGCGGCTGGCTGGAGATTCCCGGCCTGATCAGGTAG
- a CDS encoding energy-coupling factor transporter ATPase, whose amino-acid sequence MEGVRFSYKDQAACALDGIDLELGEGEFVVVMGPSGAGKSTLCCTMNGLIPHFLRGKLEGRVTVLGKDTRQAKVSQLARDVGLVFQDFETQLFSTNVELEVAFGPENFGLPRKEIAARVREALATVRLSGMERRQPMTLSGGQKQRLAIASVLSLAPWVVCMDEPTTDLDPIGKHEVFDAAARLRAARDVTMVIVEHETEEALAADRLLVMQGGRISRQGSPREVLADADALEEAGIQPLHVVRLFRDLGEEQVPFTVDEALDFMGVRGWRVDEQAYGRLLEGKGGPARDEPIIEVRGLHHRYPNGVTALDGIDLTVREGEFLAVVGQNGSGKTTLVKHFNGLLLPTEGRVVVGGRDTARAGVLELSRLVGYVFQNPDHQIFADTVFDEVAFGPRNFGVWPQEVRQRVEEALAAVGLAGREGADPFTLTKGERQRVAVASVLATRPRVIILDEPTTGLDYREQRGMMELIRKLNQDGHTIVAVTHTMWVVAEYAHRVVVMKDGRVMFAGPTREVFSHEEELTRAFLRPPQIVRLGNRLGHPLLTVAEARACLVKGGDDGGRLPVP is encoded by the coding sequence ATGGAGGGAGTGCGTTTCAGCTACAAGGACCAGGCCGCCTGCGCCCTGGACGGCATCGACCTGGAGCTGGGAGAGGGCGAGTTCGTCGTGGTCATGGGGCCCAGTGGGGCGGGTAAGTCCACCCTGTGCTGCACGATGAACGGGCTCATCCCCCACTTCCTGCGGGGCAAGCTGGAAGGCCGGGTCACCGTGCTGGGCAAAGATACCCGGCAGGCGAAGGTGAGCCAGCTGGCGCGGGACGTGGGGCTGGTTTTCCAGGACTTCGAGACCCAGCTGTTCTCGACGAACGTGGAGCTCGAGGTGGCGTTCGGCCCGGAGAACTTCGGCCTTCCCCGGAAAGAAATCGCCGCCCGCGTCCGGGAAGCCCTGGCCACGGTGCGCCTGAGCGGGATGGAACGCCGTCAACCCATGACGCTGTCGGGCGGCCAGAAGCAGCGCCTGGCCATTGCCTCGGTGCTCTCCCTGGCCCCGTGGGTGGTCTGCATGGACGAACCCACCACAGACCTGGACCCCATCGGAAAGCACGAGGTGTTCGATGCCGCCGCCCGCCTGCGGGCCGCCCGGGACGTCACCATGGTCATCGTCGAGCACGAGACCGAAGAGGCCCTGGCCGCCGACCGACTGCTGGTCATGCAGGGGGGTCGCATCAGCAGGCAGGGGTCCCCCCGGGAAGTGCTGGCCGATGCGGATGCTCTGGAGGAGGCGGGGATCCAGCCGCTGCACGTGGTGCGGCTTTTCCGCGACCTGGGGGAGGAGCAGGTTCCCTTCACAGTCGATGAAGCCCTGGATTTCATGGGGGTGCGGGGCTGGCGCGTCGACGAGCAGGCTTACGGCCGCCTTCTGGAGGGGAAAGGCGGTCCGGCCCGGGACGAGCCCATTATCGAGGTTCGCGGGCTCCACCACCGTTATCCCAACGGGGTGACGGCCCTGGACGGCATCGATCTGACCGTGCGGGAGGGCGAGTTCCTGGCGGTGGTGGGTCAGAACGGTAGCGGCAAGACCACCCTGGTGAAGCACTTCAACGGTCTGCTGCTCCCCACTGAGGGGCGGGTGGTGGTGGGGGGAAGGGACACGGCCCGCGCGGGAGTGCTGGAACTGAGCAGGCTGGTGGGCTATGTGTTCCAGAACCCCGACCACCAGATATTCGCCGATACGGTTTTCGACGAGGTGGCCTTCGGCCCCAGGAACTTCGGCGTGTGGCCCCAGGAGGTCAGGCAGCGGGTGGAAGAGGCGCTGGCGGCGGTGGGCCTGGCCGGCCGCGAAGGGGCCGACCCCTTCACCCTCACCAAGGGGGAAAGGCAGCGGGTGGCGGTGGCATCGGTGCTGGCCACCAGGCCCCGGGTCATCATCCTGGACGAGCCCACCACCGGGCTGGACTACCGCGAACAGCGGGGCATGATGGAACTGATCAGGAAACTCAACCAGGACGGCCACACCATCGTCGCGGTCACCCACACCATGTGGGTGGTGGCCGAGTACGCCCACCGGGTGGTGGTGATGAAGGACGGGAGGGTCATGTTCGCCGGTCCCACCCGGGAAGTGTTCTCCCACGAGGAGGAGCTGACGCGGGCCTTCCTGCGTCCACCCCAGATCGTGAGGCTGGGCAACCGCCTCGGTCACCCCCTGCTCACGGTGGCGGAGGCGAGGGCCTGTCTGGTGAAGGGGGGCGACGACGGTGGACGTCTACCTGTACCTTGA